The Plasmodium vinckei vinckei genome assembly, chromosome: PVVCY_06 genome contains a region encoding:
- a CDS encoding O-phosphoseryl-tRNA(Sec) selenium transferase, putative: MLGSYRGEEPSGDKPPGHGSTKNKYSLLTSQIMNQKDSLIKNLLNHGRIPNEGLNEVTIMSILYQISLQNLCNSEKNIKIGERESRIYSSIVRNKYFGFGHGIGRSGNLEDVQPKSAGNSLLCKMTTNMVKYLIKSFGIKKCEDVYILPYATGMCISTCLLYLKGIRKNSEWVIISRIDHKTCYKCLDFCNLKYIVVDMIFINDELHTDEKKIENLIKKLNEKISCIITVTSSYAPRNSDNILKISQLCNKYDIPHIINNGFGLQCTYICKEIQKCYESNGRIDFVVQSCDKNFLLPINGGIVFSSNAKIMKELKKTYPGRTPVNVYLDLFITLLEFGKNKIMSLREERVENFNWINEQVQKICLKYNLKLIKTSKNKISIAINLNHLYNYCGYTNPKIINMLGSFLFYRNVTGHRVICSPTLIRQNVLKDVEKEEVDKRHEANSDAQMLGNDSMDNATKCDGKMIDGDVPGDDDLKVDKEVVRVSELIGFENLKRAYYRLNEKNKLVIGNKIFHDFGSSCSNYPYSYIAFSCVIGIEKDELQKFVTKLDESIAHFIDTFKKKNNNILKEDPK, translated from the exons atGTTGGGAAGTTACAGAGGAGAGGAGCCCTCTGGTGATAAGCCCCCTGGGCATGGTAGTACCAAAAATAAGTATTCTTTATTAACGAGTCag ATAATGAATCAAAAGGATAgcttaataaaaaa TTTGTTAAATCATGGAAGAATACCAAATGAAGGACTTAATGAAGTAACAATTATGAGCATTCTGTATCAAATATCTTTACAAAATTt GTGTaatagtgaaaaaaatataaaaattggtGAAAGGGAAAGTCGTATATACAGTTCTATTGTACGGAATAAGTACTTTGGTTTTGGACATGGCATAGGGAG GTCAGGTAATTTGGAAGACGTACAGCCAAAAAGTGCGGGGAACAGCCTATTGTGTAAAATGACAACGAATATggtgaaatatttaataaagagttttggaattaaaaaatgtgaggatgtatatatattaccaTATGCAACTGGGATGTGTATATCTAcatgtttattatatttaaaagggattagaaaaaatagtgaATGGGTAATAATATCTAGGATAGATCATAAGACGTGTTATAAATGTTTagatttttgtaatttaaaatatatagtagTAGATatgatatttattaatgatGAATTACATacagatgaaaaaaaaatcgaaaatttaataaaaaaattaaatgaaaaaatatcttGTATTATTACTGTAACATCAAGTTATGCACCTAGAAATtctgataatattttaaaaatttcacaattatgtaataaatatgatatacctcatattattaataatgggTTTGGTTTAcaatgtacatatatttgcAAAGAAATTCAAAAATGCTATGAATCGAATGGAAGAATAGATTTTGTAGTTCAAAGTTGTGATAAGAATTTTCTTTTGCCAATCAATGGAGGTATAGTATTTAGTTCTAAtgcaaaaataatgaaagaattaaaaaaaacatatccAGGAAGAACACCAGttaatgtatatttagatttatttattactttaCTTGAgtttggaaaaaataaaataatgtcaTTAAGAGAAGAAAGAgtagaaaattttaattggATCAATGAACAggttcaaaaaatatgtttaaaatataatttaaaattaataaaaacaagtaaaaataaaatatctaTTGCTATTAATCttaatcatttatataattattgtgGATATACAAATCCAAagattataaatatgcttGGCTCTTTTCTATTCTATCGAAATGTCACTGGGCATCGTGTTATTTGCTCTCCCACTCTTATCAGGCAAAACGTTTTGAAGGATGTTGAGAAAGAAGAAGTTGACAAGAGACATGAAGCAAACTCGGATGCTCAGATGTTAGGGAATGACAGTATGGACAATGCTACAAAATGTGATGGCAAAATGATTGATGGAGACGTCCCTGGTGATGATGATTTAAAAGTGGATAAAGAAGTAGTTAGAGTGAGTGAGCTGATTGgatttgaaaatttaaaaagagCATATTATAGAttgaatgaaaaaaataaactagttataggaaataaaatatttcatgaTTTTGGATCAAGTTGTAGTAATTATCCATATTCGTATATTGCATTTTCATGTGTAATTGGGATTGAAAAAGATGAACTTCAAAAATTTGTTACAAAGCTTGATGAATCTATTGCACATTTTATTGATacctttaaaaaaaaaaataataacatattaaaagaggacccaaaataa
- a CDS encoding HAD domain ookinete protein, putative, producing MKKIKSFYPFGKKSNYNMQTKEIDVDEIKKMQNEKEKNIYSTNKNEYALLPRRNMTNSTNLVGINKINNYNQMLEFYKRRNDDNENIENNRTGLNSKMDRTRLGRKVDKNSSDNRININNWSFVNNKNEKNEIYNMNNDLTNFKLKKENKYIENKTVKEHKLIKGKQYIYKKLIVFDYDDTILPTSWITAKMRLSLFDMIPRSVRQLFHKLSIVVINTLRLCLTQGKLVIVTNASLEWLINSAKHFIPLVWSFIAHNNIRIVSARDTLFNTFVDPKDWKKVIFHQIINELLSPYLYNTSFICFIYSVGDGNDERNACFFISQLNQYSSCVFKSLKFLPEPTCQKLIAEHELFSYFINTPNNSSNMLNCNSPERPVFPINFKDRNAIKNL from the coding sequence atgaaaaaaataaaaagtttcTATCCTTTTGGCAAAAAAAGcaattataatatgcaGACAAAAGAAATTGATGtagatgaaataaaaaaaatgcaaaatgaaaaagaaaaaaatatatatagtacaAACAAAAATGAGTATGCATTATTACCTCGTCGAAATATGACCAATTCCACTAATCTTGTaggtataaataaaataaacaattataaTCAAATGCTCGAATTTTACAAAAGACGCAATgatgataatgaaaatattgaaaacaATAGAACCGGTTTAAATAGCAAAATGGATAGAACCCGTTTGGGTAGGAAGgtagataaaaatagttcAGACAATCGGattaacataaataattggAGTTTcgtgaataataaaaatgaaaaaaatgaaatatataatatgaataatgatttgacaaattttaaattaaaaaaggagaataaatatattgaaaataaaacgGTGAAAGaacataaattaataaaaggtaaacaatatatttataaaaaattaattgttTTTGATTATGATGATACAATATTACCAACAAGTTGGATAACAGCAAAGATGAGATTAAGTTTATTTGATATGATTCCAAGATCGGTTCGCcaattatttcataaattAAGTATTGTCgttataaatacattaaGATTATGTTTAACACAAGGAAAGTTAGTTATAGTAACAAATGCCAGTTTGGAATGGCTAATAAATTCTGCTAAACATTTTATTCCGTTAGTTTGGTCGTTTATTgctcataataatattagaaTAGTATCTGCTCGAgatacattatttaatacatTTGTAGATCCAAAAGATTGGAAGAAAGTTATATTTcatcaaataattaatgaatTGTTATCaccatatttatataatacctcgtttatatgttttatttattcagTAGGAGATGGAAATGATGAAAGAAAtgcttgtttttttatatcccAATTAAATCAATATTCTTCTTGTGTATTTAaatcattaaaatttttaccTGAGCCAACATGCCAAAAATTAATAGCAGAACATGAACTTTTTTcgtattttattaataccCCCAATAATTCATCTAATATGTTGAATTGCAATTCTCCTGAACGCCCAGTATTTCCAATTAATTTCAAGGATCGAAatgcaataaaaaatttataa